Below is a genomic region from Streptomyces ferrugineus.
GAGAGCGGCGGCGTCCTCGGGGGCCGACGCAATGGTGACAGCACTCATGAGGGGGTCTCCAACGGTTCACGGCCGGTCGGGCCGACCGGCGCGGGTAGGGCGCCGACTCGTCCGCCACGCCCTGAGGCGACCGGCGCACCCGCCCGCCAGCCTGTAGCGGGACGCCGGCGCCAGGACGTGGCGGACGGACGACCATCCGGCGATGACAGGTGGGACGACCGGATGACGACCGGACCGGGGCTCGCCGCGCCTCGTGGACGCACGAAGACGAGGCCGAGCGGCAGGACACGACGGCCCGTGGCGCTCCCGGCCGGTCGTGGACCAGCATCACCGTGCCACCGCCTCCGTCGCCTGGGCCGGACGGTCCACCGGGCAGCGCCTCCCGGTCCCCGCCGCGCATGCGGAACAGGGCCGAACGGCCGTGTGGGAAGGGGAAGGTCGACCCAGTCGGAGCCGCTCCCCGTCCGCCTATCGTCCGGCCTCATGGACAACGGCCCACATCCGGAGCACTCGCACATCCGCACCCGGCAGGCCCGCCCGGTCGCCACCGGGCCGGCGGTGCGTCGATGTCAGAGGGGCTGACCGGGCCGTACGGCGTCACGTCGCCGACACGCCGTCGGCCCGTACGGCGCTCACCAGCTCCGACGCCCCTGTCCTGTCTCGCCTCGACGCATGCCGTCGGGCCACGCCCGCAGAAAGACGCGCCATGATCCTCGAAGACCTCCGGACGGCCTGCCGCAAGGACCCCGCTCTGCACGGCGTTCACATCATCGAGCTCCTGCTGTATCCGGGGCTGTGGGCCATCTGGTCGCACCGGGTCGCCCACCGGCTGCACCGGCTCGGCCTGCCGTTTGTGCCCCGACTGCTCTCCCAGCTCTGCCGAGCCCTGACCGGCATCGAGATCCACCCCGGCGCCGTCATCGGCCGCCGCTGCTTCATCGACCACGGCATGGGCGTGGTCATCGGTGAGACCGCCGTCCTGGGCGACGACGTGATGCTGTATCACCGGGTGACGCTGGGCGGCACCGGCTGGTGGACCGACACGAAGGGCACGCGGCGGCACCCGACCGTCGGCGACCGGGTCGTCCTCGGCGTGGGCGCCACCGTGCTCGGCCCCGTGTACGTCGGCCACGACACGACTGTCGGCGCACACGCTCTCGTCCTGCGCGACGTCCCCGCCCACTCCTGCGTCCGCGCCGCCCGACCGG
It encodes:
- the epsC gene encoding serine O-acetyltransferase EpsC; this translates as MILEDLRTACRKDPALHGVHIIELLLYPGLWAIWSHRVAHRLHRLGLPFVPRLLSQLCRALTGIEIHPGAVIGRRCFIDHGMGVVIGETAVLGDDVMLYHRVTLGGTGWWTDTKGTRRHPTVGDRVVLGVGATVLGPVYVGHDTTVGAHALVLRDVPAHSCVRAARPDTTTRGRTATPPPRAGLPVTTDRTEGRP